From one Streptomyces spiramyceticus genomic stretch:
- a CDS encoding GAF domain-containing protein, which translates to MSVEDAREPGDRDDPRGLLEAATQATRSLQGLSTELTARVPQLLEAMRSVGTGLELHSTLDRICETAAELADARYAAIGVIDEEGDGLSDFVTYGVTEDQAALIGRLPDGRKGLLGALIQHPESVLLDDLTTDPRFAGFPAHHPPMRSFLGVPVRVQGEIFGNLYLAEKSGGAEFNDYDLHMVRVLATEAGIAIGNARLYEAARQRERWIDGSVAVTTALLAGGDADKALTVVAEQARRLADSAAGMVLLPAEEGGLEIVAVSADDPAESLGVVIPPESPVVGRLLDGEAVFVADSASDQRMSTRLAKQYGPSMLLPLHSGGRVLGALATPRARGAKLFTEAERTLATQFASQAALALMMAEAQRDRERLAVYEDRDRIARDLHDLVIQRLFATGMMLESAQRRSVVPEVRSGVGKAVDELDVTIQEIRTAIFALQQGPAEAPSGLRTRVLREINMAAVPLGFKPAHRFVGPVDALVGELTGKNLIAALRETLSNAFRHAQASRIEVVVDATAELADGRHGVRLSVADDGVGIPEGGRRSGLRNLKRRAESLGGTSECGPGIGPDGGGTTVVWEAPL; encoded by the coding sequence ATGTCAGTGGAGGACGCGCGGGAACCGGGCGATCGAGATGATCCGAGGGGCCTTCTCGAAGCCGCGACGCAGGCGACCCGCAGCCTGCAGGGGCTCTCCACCGAACTCACCGCCCGCGTGCCCCAGCTGCTCGAGGCCATGCGTTCCGTCGGCACCGGCCTGGAGCTGCACTCCACCCTCGACCGGATTTGCGAGACCGCGGCAGAGCTCGCAGACGCTCGGTACGCGGCGATCGGCGTCATCGACGAGGAGGGCGACGGCCTCTCCGACTTCGTGACGTACGGAGTCACCGAGGACCAGGCGGCACTGATCGGGCGGCTGCCCGACGGCCGCAAGGGGCTGCTCGGCGCGCTGATCCAGCACCCTGAATCCGTGCTCCTCGACGACCTGACGACCGACCCGCGCTTTGCCGGATTTCCCGCGCACCATCCCCCCATGCGGTCCTTTTTGGGGGTCCCTGTCCGCGTACAGGGAGAGATCTTCGGCAATCTCTATCTGGCGGAGAAGAGTGGCGGGGCAGAGTTCAACGACTACGACCTGCACATGGTCCGGGTACTTGCCACGGAGGCCGGGATTGCCATCGGCAATGCCCGGCTGTACGAGGCGGCGCGGCAGCGTGAGCGCTGGATCGACGGGTCCGTCGCCGTCACGACCGCGCTGCTGGCGGGCGGCGACGCTGACAAAGCCCTCACGGTCGTAGCGGAACAGGCACGTCGGCTTGCCGATTCGGCCGCCGGGATGGTGCTGCTGCCCGCCGAAGAGGGCGGCCTGGAGATCGTCGCCGTCTCGGCCGACGATCCGGCCGAGTCGCTGGGTGTGGTCATCCCGCCGGAGAGTCCGGTCGTGGGGCGGCTCCTCGACGGCGAGGCGGTCTTCGTCGCCGACTCGGCGAGCGACCAGCGCATGAGCACCAGGCTCGCGAAGCAGTACGGGCCGAGCATGCTGCTGCCACTGCACAGTGGCGGCCGGGTGCTCGGCGCACTCGCCACGCCGCGCGCGCGTGGCGCGAAGCTCTTCACAGAGGCGGAGAGGACGCTGGCCACCCAGTTCGCGTCCCAGGCGGCGCTCGCACTGATGATGGCGGAGGCGCAGCGGGACCGGGAGCGGCTCGCCGTGTACGAGGACCGCGACCGGATCGCCCGCGATCTGCACGATCTCGTGATCCAGCGGCTGTTCGCCACGGGGATGATGCTGGAGAGCGCGCAGCGCAGGTCGGTCGTGCCCGAGGTGCGGTCGGGTGTGGGCAAGGCGGTCGACGAACTGGACGTGACGATCCAGGAGATCCGTACGGCCATCTTCGCGCTCCAGCAGGGTCCGGCCGAGGCGCCTTCGGGACTGCGTACGCGCGTACTGCGGGAGATCAACATGGCTGCCGTGCCGCTGGGCTTCAAGCCCGCGCACCGCTTCGTCGGCCCGGTCGACGCGCTGGTCGGCGAGCTCACCGGCAAGAACCTCATCGCGGCGCTGCGCGAGACGCTGTCCAACGCCTTCCGGCACGCACAGGCGTCCCGCATCGAAGTCGTCGTCGACGCCACCGCCGAACTCGCTGACGGCAGACACGGGGTGCGGCTGTCGGTCGCCGACGACGGGGTGGGCATTCCGGAGGGCGGTCGGCGCAGCGGTCTGCGCAACCTCAAGCGGCGGGCCGAGTCGCTGGGCGGGACCAGCGAGTGCGGGCCTGGGATCGGACCGGACGGCGGCGGCACGACGGTCGTGTGGGAGGCGCCGCTCTAG
- a CDS encoding LLM class flavin-dependent oxidoreductase, protein MRLSTVILPVRRWSQGGRDAWQRAEQLGFHAAYTYDHLSWRTFRDGPWFGAVPTLTAAAGETSRMRLGTLVTSPNFRHPVTLAKDLITLDDVSNGRITLGIGAGSNGFDATALGQEPWTPRERADRFGEFVPLLDRLLTEPAVTHEGTYYSAVEARNIPGCVQRPRLPLAIAATGPRGLKLAARHGQAWVTTGDPKLFESGTPAQSLEAIRGQAAKLGAACAEIGRDVNELDKILLTGFTPERSGPLESLDAFVDFAGRHFALGFTEIVLHAPIADSDFAADEKVFEQIATEGLAQLRP, encoded by the coding sequence ATGCGTTTGAGCACCGTGATCCTTCCCGTCCGCCGCTGGTCGCAGGGTGGCCGCGATGCGTGGCAGCGAGCCGAGCAGCTCGGTTTCCACGCCGCGTACACCTACGACCACCTGTCCTGGCGGACCTTCCGCGACGGTCCGTGGTTCGGCGCCGTGCCGACTCTTACCGCCGCGGCCGGCGAGACCTCGCGAATGCGCCTCGGCACCCTGGTCACGTCCCCGAACTTCCGTCACCCCGTGACCCTCGCCAAGGACCTGATCACGCTGGACGACGTGTCCAACGGGCGCATCACGCTCGGCATCGGCGCCGGTAGCAATGGGTTCGACGCCACGGCACTCGGCCAGGAGCCCTGGACGCCGCGTGAGCGCGCCGACCGCTTCGGGGAGTTCGTGCCGCTGCTCGACCGGCTGCTCACCGAGCCCGCCGTCACCCACGAGGGCACGTACTACTCCGCCGTCGAGGCGCGCAACATCCCCGGCTGCGTGCAGCGGCCCCGCCTGCCCCTCGCGATCGCCGCGACCGGCCCGCGCGGGCTGAAGCTCGCCGCCCGGCACGGCCAGGCCTGGGTGACCACCGGCGACCCGAAGCTCTTCGAGTCCGGCACGCCCGCCCAGTCGCTGGAGGCCATCCGCGGCCAGGCCGCCAAGCTCGGCGCCGCCTGCGCCGAGATCGGCCGGGATGTGAACGAGCTCGACAAGATCCTGCTGACCGGCTTCACCCCCGAGCGGAGTGGCCCACTGGAGTCCCTTGACGCCTTCGTCGACTTCGCGGGCCGGCACTTCGCGCTCGGCTTCACCGAGATCGTGCTCCACGCCCCGATCGCCGACTCGGACTTCGCGGCCGATGAGAAGGTCTTCGAGCAGATCGCGACGGAGGGGCTGGCCCAGCTCCGCCCGTGA
- a CDS encoding M23 family metallopeptidase, with the protein MRLGPLHFGPMRRGPCLWPPVPVLCALLCVLFCLPAPAAAVAVRDSSSDGPAISAEVARLYEEAAQASQTYELGRLAAKTQRMKARRLERLLEAERREVEALHADVGQVARAQYRTGSGGITYTTQLLLADDLEDLMNGQQLAWQADLAVSRLLERAERAERRLVRDEKRATAAWRDFDARSLQLAAIKRGIAVKLEEARWKLQGAADRSVAAGRCAGAVRLEQREEPTTRAWVTPVEEYELSAGFGGEGARWKSRHTGQDFAVDIGTPVRAIGAGRVVSVSCGGAFGIEVVVGHPGGYYSQYAHLAGVTVDQGQLVRTGQWVGQAGTTGNSSGPHLHFEVRLTRHMGSAVDPARWMREHGAGF; encoded by the coding sequence ATGCGCCTCGGACCACTGCACTTCGGACCAATGCGCCGCGGACCCTGCCTATGGCCCCCCGTGCCGGTGCTGTGCGCCCTCCTGTGCGTGCTCTTCTGCCTCCCCGCTCCCGCCGCCGCTGTCGCCGTGCGTGACAGTTCCTCCGACGGCCCCGCCATCAGCGCCGAGGTCGCCCGGCTGTACGAGGAAGCGGCGCAGGCCTCGCAGACGTACGAGCTGGGCAGGCTCGCAGCGAAGACCCAGCGGATGAAGGCCCGCCGGCTGGAACGGCTGCTGGAGGCGGAACGGCGCGAGGTCGAGGCGCTGCACGCGGACGTGGGGCAAGTCGCCCGGGCCCAGTACCGCACCGGAAGCGGAGGCATCACGTACACCACGCAACTGCTGCTGGCCGACGATCTGGAGGACCTGATGAATGGTCAACAGCTCGCTTGGCAGGCCGATCTGGCCGTATCCCGGCTGCTGGAGAGGGCCGAGAGGGCCGAACGCAGGCTCGTCAGGGACGAGAAGCGGGCGACTGCCGCCTGGCGCGACTTCGACGCCCGTTCTCTCCAGCTGGCGGCGATCAAGCGCGGTATCGCTGTGAAACTCGAAGAGGCGCGGTGGAAGCTCCAGGGTGCGGCGGACCGCAGTGTCGCTGCGGGGCGCTGCGCGGGCGCCGTGCGGCTGGAGCAGCGGGAGGAGCCGACCACGCGAGCGTGGGTGACGCCCGTCGAGGAGTACGAGCTTTCGGCAGGCTTCGGCGGCGAGGGCGCGCGCTGGAAGAGCCGGCACACCGGGCAGGACTTCGCCGTGGACATCGGCACACCGGTACGGGCCATCGGCGCGGGCCGGGTCGTCTCGGTCTCCTGCGGCGGCGCCTTCGGAATCGAGGTGGTGGTCGGGCACCCGGGCGGCTACTACTCGCAGTACGCACACCTGGCCGGCGTCACCGTCGACCAGGGGCAGCTGGTGCGTACCGGACAGTGGGTCGGGCAGGCCGGTACCACCGGCAACTCGTCGGGGCCGCACCTCCACTTCGAGGTGCGGCTCACTCGCCACATGGGGTCGGCCGTCGATCCGGCGCGCTGGATGCGCGAGCACGGGGCGGGGTTTTGA
- the cydD gene encoding thiol reductant ABC exporter subunit CydD — translation MKPIDPRLLRYARATRLFLGAVVVLGLAGAGLVVAQAMLIAEVVVGSFQRGMDGTELRTPLLLLAGVALGRGLVSWLTELAAHRASAAVKSELRGRLLERAVELGPGWLSGQRVGSLVALATRGVYALDDYFSRYLPQLGLAVVVPVAVLARIVTEDWISAAVIVVTLPLIPIFMILIGWATQARMDRQWRLLSRLSGHFLDVVAGLPTLKVFGRAKAQAESIRSITAEYRRATLRTLRIAFLSSFALELLATLSVALVAVGIGMRLVHGDLDLYTGLVILVLAPEAYLPLRQVGAQFHAAAEGLSAAEEIFEVLETEPPADGTGDAPTGSLRVEGVTVRHAGRTEPSLDSASLVVGEGETVAAVGPSGVGKTTLLNVLLGFAPVDEGRVLVGDGLGAVDLATVSKERWRERIAWVPQRPHLFAGTIAENVRLARPDADDAAVAAALRDAGAYDFVAALPQGVETRLGEDGAGISAGQRQRLALARAFLADRPLLFLDEPTANLDGETEAGIVDAVRRLAAGRTVVLVVHRPALLAVADRVVELSRHCEAGDERASGAGGVPTGAAAEGGLVGDSVPVARQASSTAGKAGDLRPSRAGALPTGLAAEEVLADPLSVVGQGSSAVGVAGELPSRPPVGGLVGVPLAGRPSRPSPSAADGAGLSPAMASGPPVGTSPDVEQEGAAVPVAARASSTPRDRTGVLRRVRMAAGELRGRIGLALLLGSLALGSAVGLMAVSGWLISRASEQPPVLYLMVAVTATRAFGIGRAVFRYAERLVSHDAVLRMLAELRVAVYRRLERIAPAGLRETRRGDLLSRLVADVDALQDYWLRWLLPAGTAVVVGAGAVGFTAWLLPEAGAVLAVGLVVAGVGVPWVSGACARRAERQLAPARGVLATRVADLLGGTAELTVAGALKRRTQDVREADGVLTRIASRAATATALGGGLSALACGLTVVFAALAGVQAVQDGRLSGVTLAVVVLTPLAAFEAVIGLPLAVQYRQRVKRSAERVYEVLDAPVPVHEPETPAAGPASPFPLEVRGLAARYAGQERDALAGFDLTLEAGRRIAVVGASGAGKTTLAQVLLRFLDARVGTYTLGGTDVTELDGDDVRRLVGLCAQDAHIFDSSVRENLRLARTDATEEQLRDALAAARLLTWVDALPDGLDTLVGEHGARLSGGQRQRLALARALLADFPVLVLDEPAEHLDLATADALTADLLRATEGRTTLIITHRLQGLEAVDEVIVLDDGHAVQRGAYAELVAEEGPLRRMLAREREAEPLDARLST, via the coding sequence GTGAAACCGATCGACCCGCGTCTGCTCCGGTACGCCCGCGCCACCCGCCTCTTCCTGGGGGCGGTGGTGGTTCTCGGGCTTGCCGGCGCGGGCCTGGTCGTCGCCCAGGCGATGCTTATCGCCGAGGTGGTGGTCGGCTCGTTCCAGCGGGGGATGGACGGTACGGAGCTGCGTACGCCGCTGCTCCTGCTGGCGGGTGTCGCCCTGGGGCGGGGCCTGGTGTCCTGGCTGACCGAACTCGCGGCGCACCGGGCGAGCGCGGCGGTCAAGTCGGAGCTGCGGGGACGGCTGCTTGAGCGGGCCGTCGAGCTGGGGCCCGGGTGGCTGAGCGGACAGAGGGTCGGTTCGCTGGTGGCGCTGGCGACGCGGGGCGTCTACGCGCTGGACGACTACTTCTCGCGGTACTTGCCGCAGCTCGGGCTCGCGGTGGTCGTGCCTGTAGCGGTGCTCGCGCGGATCGTCACCGAGGACTGGATTTCGGCGGCGGTGATCGTGGTGACCCTGCCGCTCATCCCGATCTTCATGATCCTCATCGGCTGGGCGACCCAGGCCAGGATGGACCGCCAGTGGCGGCTGCTTTCGCGGCTGTCCGGCCACTTCCTGGACGTGGTCGCCGGGCTGCCCACGCTCAAGGTCTTCGGCCGGGCGAAGGCGCAGGCCGAGTCGATCCGGTCGATCACGGCCGAGTACCGGCGGGCCACCCTGCGGACGCTGCGCATCGCGTTCCTGTCGTCGTTCGCGCTGGAGCTGCTGGCGACGCTGTCCGTGGCGCTGGTGGCGGTCGGTATCGGCATGCGGCTCGTGCATGGGGACCTGGATCTGTACACGGGTCTGGTGATTCTGGTGCTGGCGCCCGAGGCGTATCTGCCGCTGCGGCAGGTGGGGGCGCAGTTCCACGCGGCGGCGGAGGGACTGTCCGCCGCGGAGGAGATCTTCGAGGTTCTGGAAACGGAGCCCCCGGCGGACGGCACGGGGGACGCTCCCACCGGTTCACTGCGGGTCGAGGGCGTGACAGTCCGGCATGCGGGGCGGACCGAGCCTTCGCTCGACTCGGCCTCGCTGGTCGTCGGGGAAGGTGAGACGGTCGCCGCCGTCGGGCCGAGCGGGGTCGGCAAGACCACGCTGCTGAACGTGCTGCTGGGCTTCGCGCCGGTGGACGAGGGCCGGGTACTGGTCGGGGACGGCCTTGGAGCGGTGGATCTGGCGACTGTCTCCAAGGAGCGGTGGCGGGAGCGGATCGCGTGGGTGCCACAGCGGCCGCACCTCTTCGCGGGGACGATCGCCGAGAACGTACGGCTGGCGCGGCCGGACGCCGACGACGCTGCGGTGGCCGCGGCTTTGCGGGACGCGGGGGCGTACGACTTCGTGGCCGCTCTGCCCCAGGGTGTCGAGACGAGGCTCGGGGAGGACGGCGCGGGAATTTCGGCGGGGCAGCGCCAACGGCTCGCTCTGGCAAGGGCGTTCCTCGCCGACCGACCCCTGCTGTTCCTCGACGAGCCGACGGCGAACCTCGACGGCGAGACCGAAGCGGGCATCGTCGATGCGGTACGGAGGCTGGCGGCGGGGCGCACGGTGGTGCTGGTTGTGCACCGGCCGGCGCTGCTGGCCGTCGCGGACCGGGTGGTGGAGCTTTCCCGCCACTGTGAGGCGGGGGATGAGCGTGCCTCTGGGGCGGGAGGGGTTCCCACCGGTGCGGCTGCTGAAGGGGGCCTGGTTGGCGACTCTGTGCCCGTGGCGCGGCAGGCGTCGTCCACGGCGGGTAAGGCGGGGGATTTGCGTCCCTCCCGGGCGGGGGCACTTCCCACCGGCCTGGCTGCTGAAGAAGTCTTGGCTGACCCTCTGTCCGTGGTGGGGCAGGGTTCGTCTGCGGTGGGTGTGGCCGGGGAGCTCCCCAGCCGCCCGCCGGTCGGGGGCCTGGTTGGTGTGCCCCTTGCTGGGCGGCCGTCGCGGCCGTCGCCTTCGGCGGCGGACGGGGCGGGTCTCTCCCCGGCCATGGCGAGTGGCCCTCCCGTCGGGACGTCCCCCGACGTAGAACAGGAGGGCGCCGCTGTGCCCGTTGCGGCGCGGGCGTCGTCAACTCCGCGGGACCGCACGGGCGTTCTTCGGCGTGTACGGATGGCTGCCGGGGAGCTGCGGGGGCGGATCGGGCTCGCGCTTCTGCTGGGGAGCCTGGCGCTTGGGTCGGCCGTGGGGCTCATGGCCGTGTCCGGGTGGTTGATCTCGCGGGCGTCCGAACAGCCGCCCGTGCTCTATCTGATGGTCGCCGTCACCGCGACCCGGGCCTTCGGAATCGGGCGGGCCGTCTTCAGGTACGCCGAGCGGCTCGTGTCGCACGATGCGGTGCTGCGGATGCTCGCGGAACTGCGGGTCGCGGTGTACCGCAGGCTGGAGCGGATCGCGCCCGCCGGGCTGCGTGAGACCCGGCGCGGGGACCTGTTGTCCCGGCTCGTCGCGGATGTGGACGCCCTTCAGGACTACTGGCTGCGCTGGTTGCTGCCGGCCGGGACAGCGGTGGTCGTCGGTGCAGGGGCCGTCGGGTTCACCGCTTGGCTGCTGCCCGAGGCCGGTGCCGTTCTCGCCGTCGGGCTGGTCGTCGCCGGGGTGGGCGTGCCGTGGGTGAGCGGCGCCTGTGCCCGGCGGGCCGAGCGGCAGTTGGCGCCCGCCCGTGGGGTGCTGGCGACGCGGGTCGCCGATCTGCTGGGCGGTACGGCCGAGTTGACCGTCGCGGGCGCGCTGAAGCGACGTACACAGGACGTACGGGAGGCGGACGGCGTGCTGACGCGGATCGCCTCGCGGGCCGCCACCGCCACCGCGCTCGGCGGCGGCCTCTCCGCGCTGGCCTGCGGGCTGACCGTCGTGTTCGCCGCCCTGGCCGGGGTGCAGGCGGTGCAGGACGGGCGGCTCTCGGGCGTGACGCTGGCAGTGGTCGTACTGACCCCGCTCGCCGCCTTCGAAGCCGTCATCGGGCTTCCGCTCGCGGTGCAGTACCGGCAGCGGGTCAAGCGGAGCGCGGAGCGGGTGTACGAGGTGCTGGATGCGCCGGTGCCGGTGCACGAGCCCGAGACGCCCGCCGCGGGGCCCGCGTCGCCGTTCCCGTTGGAGGTACGGGGGCTGGCCGCCCGATACGCCGGGCAGGAGCGCGACGCGCTGGCGGGCTTCGATCTGACGCTGGAGGCGGGTCGGCGCATCGCTGTGGTCGGGGCCTCCGGGGCCGGGAAGACGACGCTCGCGCAGGTGCTGCTGCGCTTCCTGGATGCGCGGGTCGGGACGTACACGCTCGGCGGTACGGACGTGACCGAGCTCGACGGGGACGACGTGCGGCGGCTCGTCGGCCTGTGCGCGCAGGACGCGCACATCTTCGACAGCTCCGTGCGCGAGAATCTCCGGCTGGCCCGGACCGATGCCACTGAGGAGCAGCTGAGGGACGCACTCGCCGCCGCCCGCTTGCTGACCTGGGTCGACGCGCTGCCCGACGGCCTCGACACGCTCGTCGGCGAACACGGCGCCCGGCTGTCGGGCGGCCAGCGCCAGCGGCTCGCGCTGGCGCGCGCTCTGCTGGCCGACTTCCCGGTGCTCGTACTCGACGAGCCCGCCGAGCACTTGGACCTGGCGACGGCGGACGCGCTGACGGCCGACCTGCTGAGGGCGACCGAGGGGCGTACGACGCTGATCATCACGCACCGGCTCCAGGGCCTGGAGGCCGTGGACGAGGTGATCGTGCTGGACGACGGTCACGCCGTACAGCGGGGCGCATACGCGGAACTCGTGGCGGAGGAGGGGCCGCTGCGGCGGATGCTGGCGCGCGAGCGGGAGGCGGAGCCGCTCGACGCCCGACTTTCCACCTGA
- a CDS encoding Cof-type HAD-IIB family hydrolase, whose amino-acid sequence MTSATDATDPQHTRPVPAATTRLIATDLDGTLLRDDKSMSDRTIAALAAAEEAGIEVFFVTGRPARWMDVVSDHVHGHGMAICANGAAVVDLHAGGNLLKVRPLPRENALAVALTLRAAAPGTSFAVELTNGIHYEPGYPPFYLDPGATVAAVEKLLHEAAPGSGTPVIKLLAHHAELSPDDFLTLARATAGDHVSITRSSPTALLEISGFGVSKASTLAQCCAERGISPAEVVAFGDMPNDVEMLTWAGTSYAMGNAHPDVVAAASGRTVANNDDGVAVVIERILASL is encoded by the coding sequence GTGACCTCAGCTACGGACGCTACCGACCCCCAGCACACCCGCCCGGTCCCGGCCGCCACCACGCGGCTCATCGCGACCGACCTCGACGGCACCCTGTTGCGCGACGACAAGTCCATGTCGGACCGTACGATCGCAGCGCTCGCCGCCGCCGAGGAGGCCGGTATCGAGGTCTTCTTCGTCACCGGACGCCCGGCCCGCTGGATGGACGTCGTCAGCGACCATGTCCACGGCCACGGCATGGCGATCTGCGCCAACGGCGCCGCCGTCGTCGACCTGCACGCGGGTGGAAACCTGCTGAAGGTACGCCCCCTGCCCCGCGAGAACGCCCTCGCTGTCGCCCTCACGCTGCGCGCCGCAGCCCCCGGCACCTCTTTCGCGGTCGAGCTCACCAACGGCATCCACTACGAGCCCGGCTACCCGCCCTTCTACCTCGACCCGGGTGCCACCGTCGCCGCCGTCGAGAAGCTGCTCCACGAGGCGGCCCCCGGCTCCGGGACCCCGGTCATCAAGCTGCTGGCCCACCACGCCGAGCTGTCCCCCGACGACTTCCTCACCCTGGCCCGGGCCACCGCCGGCGACCACGTGTCCATCACCCGGTCCAGCCCGACCGCCCTGCTGGAGATCAGCGGTTTCGGCGTCTCCAAGGCGAGCACCCTCGCGCAGTGCTGTGCGGAGCGCGGCATCTCGCCCGCCGAGGTCGTGGCCTTCGGGGACATGCCCAACGACGTGGAGATGCTGACCTGGGCGGGCACGTCGTACGCCATGGGCAACGCGCACCCGGACGTGGTGGCCGCGGCATCCGGCCGTACGGTCGCGAACAACGACGACGGTGTAGCGGTCGTCATCGAACGAATCCTCGCCAGCCTCTAG
- a CDS encoding cytochrome ubiquinol oxidase subunit I — MDLALAPETLARWQFGITTVYHFLFVPLTISLAALTAGLQTAWVRTENEKYLRATKFWGKLFLINIAMGVVTGIVQEFQFGMNWSDYSRFVGDVFGAPLAFEALIAFFFESTFIGLWIFGWDKLPKKIHLACIWMVSIGTVLSAYFILAANSWMQHPVGYRFNEERGRAELTDFWRVLTQDTALTQFFHTITAAFLVGGAFMVGIAAFHLARKKHIPVMRMSLRLGLVTVVAAGMLTAVSGDLLGKVMFKQQPMKMAAAEALWDGEAPAPFSVFAYGDVEKGHNTVAVEIPGLLSFLANDDFSSYVPGINDVNKAEQEQFGPGDYRPNIPVAYWGFRWMIGFGMASFGLGLLGLWLTRKKFMLPPRLRTGEDEVPNLVLFKKPLNAKFARWYWLLALWTMGFPLIASSWGWIFTEMGRQPWVVYGVLRTRDAVSPGVSQGEVIASMTVFTLLYAILAVIEVRLLLKYVKAGPPELTESDLNPPTKIGGDEKDADRPMAFSY; from the coding sequence GTGGATCTGGCACTGGCACCGGAGACTCTGGCGCGATGGCAGTTCGGCATCACCACCGTCTATCACTTCCTCTTCGTCCCCCTGACGATCTCGCTCGCCGCGCTCACCGCGGGCCTGCAGACGGCATGGGTGCGTACCGAGAACGAGAAGTACCTCAGGGCCACGAAGTTCTGGGGCAAGCTCTTCCTGATCAACATCGCCATGGGTGTCGTCACCGGCATCGTCCAGGAGTTCCAGTTCGGCATGAACTGGTCCGACTACTCGCGCTTCGTGGGTGACGTCTTCGGTGCGCCGCTGGCCTTCGAGGCCCTGATCGCCTTCTTCTTCGAATCCACCTTCATCGGTCTGTGGATCTTCGGCTGGGACAAGCTGCCCAAGAAGATCCACCTGGCCTGCATATGGATGGTCTCGATCGGCACGGTCCTCTCCGCGTACTTCATCCTGGCGGCCAACTCCTGGATGCAGCACCCGGTCGGCTACCGCTTCAACGAGGAGCGGGGCCGGGCCGAGCTCACGGACTTCTGGCGGGTCCTCACTCAGGACACCGCGCTCACCCAGTTCTTCCACACCATCACGGCCGCGTTCCTCGTCGGCGGCGCCTTCATGGTCGGCATCGCTGCCTTCCACCTGGCGCGCAAGAAGCACATTCCGGTGATGCGGATGTCGCTGCGGCTGGGCCTGGTCACCGTGGTGGCGGCCGGAATGCTCACCGCTGTCAGCGGTGACCTCCTCGGCAAGGTCATGTTCAAGCAGCAGCCGATGAAGATGGCCGCTGCCGAGGCGCTGTGGGACGGCGAGGCGCCCGCGCCCTTCTCCGTATTCGCGTACGGGGACGTCGAAAAGGGCCACAACACGGTCGCCGTCGAGATCCCCGGGCTGCTGTCCTTCCTCGCCAACGACGACTTCTCCTCGTACGTCCCCGGCATCAACGACGTCAACAAGGCCGAGCAGGAGCAGTTCGGGCCCGGCGACTACCGGCCCAACATCCCCGTCGCGTACTGGGGCTTCCGCTGGATGATCGGCTTCGGCATGGCGTCCTTCGGGCTCGGGCTGCTCGGGCTGTGGCTGACCCGCAAGAAGTTCATGCTGCCGCCGCGACTGCGGACCGGCGAGGACGAGGTACCGAATCTGGTGCTCTTCAAGAAGCCGCTCAACGCCAAGTTCGCCCGGTGGTACTGGCTCCTCGCCCTGTGGACGATGGGCTTCCCGCTGATCGCCAGCTCCTGGGGCTGGATCTTCACCGAGATGGGGCGCCAGCCCTGGGTCGTGTACGGCGTCCTGCGCACCCGAGACGCGGTCTCCCCCGGCGTCTCGCAGGGCGAGGTCATCGCCTCCATGACCGTCTTCACCCTCCTTTACGCGATCCTCGCCGTGATCGAGGTGAGGCTGCTCCTGAAGTACGTCAAGGCCGGACCGCCCGAGCTCACGGAGTCCGACCTCAACCCGCCCACCAAGATCGGCGGCGACGAAAAAGACGCCGACCGGCCGATGGCCTTCTCGTACTGA
- the cydB gene encoding cytochrome d ubiquinol oxidase subunit II, translating into MELHDVWFVLIAVLWTGYFFLEGFDFGIGVLTKLLARDRKERRVLINTIGPVWDGNEVWLLSAGGATFAAFPDWYATLFSGFYLPLLLILLCLIVRGVAFEYRAKRNEERWQTNWEHAIFWTSLLPAFLWGVAFANIVRGVKIDAEMEYVGNLWDLLNPYALLGGLVTLTLFTFHGAVFAGLKTLGDIRERARSLALKLGAVTAALALVFLLWTQKDNGDAESFVAMTVAVLALVAAVAFTAAGREGWAFALSGVTIVAAVAMLFLTLFPNVMPSSLNDAWSLTVTNASSTPYTLKIMTWCAGIATPVVLLYQGWTYWVFRKRIGTQHIADAH; encoded by the coding sequence ATGGAACTCCACGACGTCTGGTTCGTACTCATCGCCGTTCTCTGGACCGGCTACTTCTTCCTGGAAGGCTTCGACTTCGGGATCGGTGTCCTGACGAAGCTGCTCGCCCGTGACCGCAAGGAGCGGCGGGTCCTCATCAACACCATCGGGCCCGTCTGGGACGGCAACGAGGTGTGGCTGCTGAGCGCCGGCGGTGCGACCTTCGCCGCCTTCCCCGACTGGTACGCCACCCTTTTCTCCGGGTTCTATCTGCCGCTGCTGCTCATCCTGCTGTGCCTGATCGTGCGCGGCGTCGCGTTCGAGTACCGGGCCAAGCGGAACGAGGAGCGCTGGCAGACCAACTGGGAGCACGCGATCTTCTGGACTTCGCTGCTGCCGGCCTTCCTGTGGGGCGTTGCCTTCGCCAACATCGTGCGCGGCGTGAAGATCGACGCGGAGATGGAGTACGTCGGCAACCTCTGGGACCTGCTGAACCCGTACGCGCTCCTGGGCGGGCTTGTCACGCTGACCCTCTTCACCTTCCACGGCGCGGTGTTCGCGGGGCTCAAGACGCTCGGCGACATCCGCGAGCGGGCGCGCAGCCTGGCGCTGAAGCTCGGCGCGGTCACCGCGGCGCTGGCGCTCGTCTTCCTGCTGTGGACGCAGAAGGACAACGGCGACGCCGAGAGCTTTGTCGCGATGACCGTGGCGGTGCTGGCGCTGGTCGCGGCCGTCGCTTTCACGGCGGCGGGGCGCGAAGGGTGGGCCTTCGCACTCTCGGGGGTGACCATCGTGGCCGCGGTTGCGATGCTCTTCCTGACCCTTTTCCCGAACGTCATGCCGTCTTCGCTGAATGACGCGTGGAGCCTTACGGTCACCAACGCGTCTTCCACGCCGTACACCTTGAAGATCATGACCTGGTGCGCGGGGATCGCCACGCCGGTGGTGCTCCTGTACCAGGGCTGGACGTACTGGGTGTTCCGTAAGCGGATCGGTACGCAGCACATCGCCGATGCGCATTAG